CGTTGCCCAAGTGGTCGGCGGACTGGTCGGCGCCGTCGTTTCACACATGATGTTCGCGCTGCCTCTGATCGACCTTTCGGTCAAGGCGCGAACGGGTCCGGCGCAGTGGTTCTCGGAAGGCGTGGCGACGTTCGGACTGATCGTCACCATCGTGGCAGGGCTTCGATTTCGGCACGGCGCCGTGCCTTGGATCGTGGGGCTCTACATCACGGCCGCCTACTGGTTCACGGCGTCGACCAGTTTCGCCAATCCCGCGGTCGCCATCGCTCGGTCCATCTCGAACACCTTTGCCGGCATCAGGCCGGTCGACGTTCCGGCTTTCATCGTGGCGCAGCTGGCCGGTGCATCGATCGCGATTTTCCTTCTGCAGTGGCTCCTCAATTCACCGTCGCAGACCGGATCCGCCGCTTCCCCGGAGCAGGAACCATGACCATCGTCATCTACCATCATCCGGACTGCGGGACGTCCCGCAACGTCCTGCGGATCATCGAGGCGGCCGGCTACGCGCCGACCGTCATCGAATACCTGAAGACCGGTTGGAC
This sequence is a window from Prosthecomicrobium sp. N25. Protein-coding genes within it:
- a CDS encoding MIP/aquaporin family protein; this translates as MDGFEIQRRVAAEALGTGMLVATVIGSGIMAEKLTNDTALALLCNTLPTGAVLAVLITILAPLSGAHLNPAVTGMFWLAGRHPAGEVLPYIVAQVVGGLVGAVVSHMMFALPLIDLSVKARTGPAQWFSEGVATFGLIVTIVAGLRFRHGAVPWIVGLYITAAYWFTASTSFANPAVAIARSISNTFAGIRPVDVPAFIVAQLAGASIAIFLLQWLLNSPSQTGSAASPEQEP